One genomic segment of Impatiens glandulifera chromosome 6, dImpGla2.1, whole genome shotgun sequence includes these proteins:
- the LOC124942256 gene encoding cytoplasmic 60S subunit biogenesis factor REI1 homolog 2-like: protein MSVFTCNACNKELQDESEQKLHYKSEWHRYNLKRKVAGVPGVTETLFLSRQAALAVGNNKPSATPMLFCCGLCNKGYRSSQAHAQHLKSRSHVLLASQETGRSNVERAIIKPLPPRVVNNHLSQQTDDDEDEEESEWEEVDSDEDNLTEAVGSLKNLKVDEDDDEHVEMEEDDEEETDDILLDPLCCFMCDLEHDTLESCMVHMHKKHGFFIPDIEYLKDPKGFLTYLGLKVKKDLLCLYCNHRRFPFASLEAVRKHMEAKSHCKVHYGDGGDDEEAELEDFYDYSSSYMNEDGMEDDQQQIMTADEMKNNVELGSGGSELVITQKRTADGVVSTKMLGSREFLRYYRQKPKPTPANHAVIAALASRYRSMGLVTTLSREKFVKMKVLRQMNRSGVEQMRSKMGMKSNVINNLPSNVPY, encoded by the exons atgtCGGTTTTCACCTGCAACGCCTGTAACAAAGAACTTCAAGATGAATCGGAGCAGAAGCTTCACTACAAATCCGAATGGCATCGCTACAACCTCAAACGCAAG GTTGCTGGAGTTCCAGGGGTGACTGAAACACTCTTCCTTTCTAGACAAGCTGCACTTGCTGTAGGCAACAACAAGCCTTCTGCAACACCTATGTTGTTTTGTTGTGGTCTTTGTAACAAAGGGTATAGAAGTTCACAAGCACATGCTCAACACCTGAAATCACGCAGCCACGTACTTCTGGCTTCCCAAGAAACTGGTCGTTCGAATGTGGAGAGGGCAATAATAAAGCCACTTCCACCGCGTGTTGTCAATAACCACCTTTCCCAACAaactgatgatgatgaagatgaggaagaAAGTGAGTGGGAAGAGGTTGACTCTGATGAAGATAACCTCACAGAAGCTGTGGGTTCTTTGAAAAATTTGAAagttgatgaagatgatgatgagcaTGTTGAAATGGAGGAGGATGATGAGGAAGAGactgatgatattttattagatcCGTTGTGCTGCTTTATGTGTGATTTGGAACATGACACCTTAGAAAGCTGTATGGTACACATGCACAAGAAACATGGGTTTTTCATACCCGACATAGAATACCTAAAAGATCCAAAAGGTTTTCTTACATATCTTGGCCTTAAG GTTAAAAAGGACCTCCTATGTTTGTATTGCAACCATAGACGTTTTCCTTTCGCTAGCTTGGAAGCAGTTAGGAAGCATATGGAAGCCAAAAGCCATTGCAAGGTTCATTATGGGGATGGTGGAGATGATGAAGAAGCAGAGCTAGAGGATTTTTATGACTATAGTAGCAG TTACATGAATGAAGATGGAATGGAGGATGATCAACAACAGATTATGACAGCTGATGAGATGAAAAATAATGTTGAACTTGGAAGCGGTGGATCTGAACTTGTGATAACACAGAAAAGAACAGCTGACGGAGTTGTTTCAACTAAGATGCTTGGCTCTCGTGAATTTTTGCGATATTATCGTCAGAAACCTAAACCTACTCCAGCCAATCATGCAGTTATAGCTGCCCTAGCCTCAAG GTATCGTAGCATGGGTTTGGTGACTACGCTGTCGAGGGAGAAGTTCGTGAAGATGAAGGTGTTGAGACAGATGAACAGGTCGGGTGTGGAGCAAATGAGGTCGAAAATGGGAATGAAAAGCAATGTTATCAATAACCTTCCAAGTAATGTACCATACTAA
- the LOC124942822 gene encoding uncharacterized protein LOC124942822, whose protein sequence is MEKFQLLDTISDDDDDLLCPICLNFPHNTVLLQCSSLNKGCRPFVCDTDHFLSNCLNRFRNAHGMSDSISPENTCSLSDEKPLCPLCRGEVTGWIVIDETRKHMNEKERCCEEHGCLFTGTYLQLQEHAKKEHPHGCPAKIDPVRQLDWENFQQSSETIDVLNTIHAGIPHGVVLGDYVIEYGDNDSGDDEFRRDKRNWFTSCILFQVCDNVRSSRNRRRFRADRDRRRRSNQQFESQFFDYGVESVTSIIGSPDYRNNEIVGFQSSGRRSSRLFES, encoded by the exons ATGGAGAAATTTCAGTTATTAGATACAAtttctgatgatgatgatgatctatTATGCCCTATATGTTTAAACTTTCCTCATAACACTGTTCTCCTTCAATGTTCTTCATTAAACAAAGGCTGCCGTCCTTTCGTTTGCGATACCGATCATTTCCTTTCCAATTGTTTAAACCGTTTTAGAAATGCTCATGGAATGTCAGATTCAATTTCACCTGAAAACACATGTTCATTATCAGATGAAAAACCCTTATGTCCATTATGTAGAGGAGAAGTTACAGGATGGATTGTTATAGATGAAACTCGTAAACATATGAATGAGAAAGAAAGATGTTGTGAAGAACATGGATGTTTATTTACAGGAACTTATTTACAGCTTCAAGAACATGCTAAGAAAGAACACCCACATGGGTGTCCTGCGAAAATCGATCCTGTTCGTCAGCTTGATTGGGAGAATTTTCAACAGTCGTCTGAAACTATTGATGTTTTGAACACTATTCATGCTGGAATACCTCATGGGGTTGTTCTTGGTGATTATGTTATTGAATATGGAGATAATGATAGTGGAGATGATGAGTTTAGAAGAGATAAAAGGAATTGGTTTACTTCATGTATTCTGTTTCAGGTTTGTGATAATGTTAGGAGTTCGAGAAATCGAAGGAGGTTTAGGGCTGATAgagatagaagaagaagaagtaatcAACAATTTGAATCTCAATTCTTTGATTATGGTGTGGAGTCTGTTACATCTATTATAGGTTCACCTGATTATAGAAACAATGAAATCGTAGGTTTCCAAAG TTCGGGAAGAAGGAGCTCGCGATTATTTGAGAGTTAG
- the LOC124942001 gene encoding histone H4 codes for MSGRGKGGKGLGKGGAKRHRKVLRDNIQGITKPAIRRLARRGGVKRISGLIYEETRGVLKIFLENVIRDAVTYTEHARRKTVTAMDVVYALKRQGRTLYGFGG; via the coding sequence ATGTCAGGTCGTGGAAAAGGAGGCAAGGGTTTAGGCAAAGGAGGAGCAAAGCGTCATCGTAAAGTTCTTCGTGATAACATTCAAGGAATCACGAAACCAGCAATCCGTCGTCTAGCTCGTAGAGGAGGTGTAAAGAGAATCAGCGGTTTGATTTACGAAGAAACTCGCGGTGTTTTGAAGATCTTTCTCGAGAATGTCATTCGCGATGCTGTTACTTATACTGAACATGCTAGAAGGAAGACGGTAACTGCTATGGATGTTGTATATGCTCTTAAGAGACAGGGAAGAACTCTTTACGGATTTGGAGGTTGA